A window of the Thalassophryne amazonica chromosome 11, fThaAma1.1, whole genome shotgun sequence genome harbors these coding sequences:
- the ctso gene encoding cathepsin O: protein MGRQLSLFSVVPVFVCVCLMNVKCVETQNVSDFSSFTETFRRVYHVHSEEFRRRFRYFQNATKRHAHLNLFSTGPQSAKYGINQFSDLSPDEFRDVYLRASMDRAPPYSGQTLKGLPLKFDWRDKAVVGPVQDQKACGSCWAFSVVGALQAVHSIAGWPLEQLSVQQVVDCSYLNQGCNGGSPAKALYWLKQTNVTLVSQSEYPYKATTGMCHFFSRSHTGVCLKDFSAHSFSDQEEAMMGQLVLRGPLVAVVDAVSWQDYLGGIIQHHCSCQEANHAVLVVGYDATGDIPYWIVQNSWGTTWGNEGYVYLKIGGNICGIADSVAAVVL, encoded by the exons ATGGGCAGACAGTTGTCGTTGTTTTCTGTCGTTccggtttttgtttgtgtgtgtttaatgAACGTAAAGTGCGTCGAGACTCAGAACGTATCTGATTTTAGCTCCTTCACAGAAACCTTCCGCCGCGTCTATCATGTCCACAGTGAAGAATTCAGACGGCGTTTTCGGTACTTTCAG AATGCTACAAAGCGACACGCCCATCTGAACTTATTTTCCACTGGTCCTCAGTCTGCCAAGTATGGCATCAACCAGTTTTCTGATCTCTCACCAGACGAATTCAGAG ATGTCTACCTGCGAGCAAGCATGGACAGAGCTCCTCCCTACTCTGGACAGACGCTAAAGGGCCTACCATTGAAATTTGACTGGAGGGACAAAGCGGTGGTGGGGCCAGTCCAGGATCAAAAAGCA TGTGGGAGTTGCTGGGCTTTCAGTGTTGTTGGGGCCTTGCAGGCAGTTCACTCTATAGCAGGCTGGCCGCTGGAGCAGCTCAGTGTGCAACAAGTTGTGGACTGCTCCTACCTAAACCAGGGTTGCAATGGAGGGTCCCCAGCCAAGGCATTGTACTGGTTAAAGCAG ACAAACGTCACCCTGGTGTCCCAGTCAGAATATCCCTACAAGGCCACAACAGGAATGTGCCATTTTTTCTCCCGATCACATACCGGTGTTTGTTTAAAGGACTTTTCTGCACACAGCTTTAG TGATCAAGAGGAAGCGATGATGGGGCAGCTGGTGCTTCGAGGTCCGCTGGTTGCTGTCGTGGATGCTGTCAGCTGGCAGGATTACCTGGGTGGCATCATCCAGCACCACTGTTCCTGCCAAGAGGCTAACCACGCTGTCCTGGTCGTCGGATATGATGCCACTG GGGACATTCCGTACTGGATTGTGCAGAACTCCTGGGGCACCACCTGGGGGAATGAGGGTTATGTCTACCTAAAAATTGGTGGCAACATTTGTG GTATTGCAGATTCTGTGGCAgctgttgtcctttga